The Maridesulfovibrio hydrothermalis AM13 = DSM 14728 DNA window GATTACAGCCGATCTTGCTGCGTACGAGTTTTACTTTAAGCATTATTTGTCCCCCTACTTTCTGGGAGTCACAACTTTCTTCCCGCGTAGCTGAGAAACTTCATCAGCACTGCGCAGAGAAGCAAGCCCGGCGATAGTCGCGCGAAGGACATTATGCGGATTGTTAGTGCCGATAGCCTTTGTAAGGATATCGTGGACGCCTACTACTTCAAGAACCGCACGCACGGGACCACCGGCAATAATTCCGGTACCCTTTGATGCGGGTTTAAGCATTACACGTCCTGCACCGTAACGGCCGAGAACTTCGTAAGGGAGAGTTCCGTCCAAAAGAGGTACAGAAATCATTTCTTTACGTGCTTTCTCCGAAGCTTTTCTAATAGCTTCAGGTACTTCGTTAGCCTTACCAAGTCCGAAACCGACCTGACCATTACCGTCACCTACCACAACCAGGGCACTGAAGGAGAACCTTCTACCACCCTTCACAACTTTAGCTACTCGGTTGAGATAAACGATTTTTTCAATCAAGCCCAGATCATTCTGTTCCATGGTATTCCCATAAGTTTAGAATTTCAGGCCACCCTCACGAGCGCCGTCTGCAAGGGCCTTAACCCTGCCGTGATAGATATATCCGCTCCGGTCGAAAACGACCTTCTCGATATTTAATTCCTTAGCCTTGGCAGCAATGTCCTTACCAACAGCTTCAGCGGTCTTGCAGGTCAGTTTCGCTGCTTCATCACCCTTAAAAAGAGCGCAAGAAGAGGATGCGGTCACGGTTTTGCCAATGAGATCATCTACGAGCTGAGCATAGATGTGCTTGTTCGAACGGAAAACAACAAGACGCGGGCGAGCTGCAGTTCCGCTAATTTTCTTGCGGATGCGAACTTTTTTGCGGCGTCTTGCCTGTTCTTTAGTCATTTTCATGGCTATTACCTACTATTTGCTACCGGACTTACCGGCTTTACGTCTGATCTGTT harbors:
- the rpsE gene encoding 30S ribosomal protein S5; translation: MEQNDLGLIEKIVYLNRVAKVVKGGRRFSFSALVVVGDGNGQVGFGLGKANEVPEAIRKASEKARKEMISVPLLDGTLPYEVLGRYGAGRVMLKPASKGTGIIAGGPVRAVLEVVGVHDILTKAIGTNNPHNVLRATIAGLASLRSADEVSQLRGKKVVTPRK
- the rplR gene encoding 50S ribosomal protein L18, producing the protein MKMTKEQARRRKKVRIRKKISGTAARPRLVVFRSNKHIYAQLVDDLIGKTVTASSSCALFKGDEAAKLTCKTAEAVGKDIAAKAKELNIEKVVFDRSGYIYHGRVKALADGAREGGLKF